The following are from one region of the Pleurodeles waltl isolate 20211129_DDA chromosome 4_1, aPleWal1.hap1.20221129, whole genome shotgun sequence genome:
- the LOC138287436 gene encoding mas-related G-protein coupled receptor member H-like: MESGNMSYNDSKLGSNGTQPGHQEALSPRIHLLLLFIDLVICVFGLVGNGVVIWFLTFKMKRNSCRVYILNLAVADFTFVVGSLVNLIHFICTAYDVTMSDTDSDNLLRVTRLMYNFGFNTSCFILAAISVERCLAVLFTVEYQNNRPKHLSGIISVLLWILSCLVTGLEYFFCRKVMQVQAPGNERCTPARLFTSALYLLLTLLFITSSLVLLVEIRKTSKQCHPLRLYVVILSTVLIFFLSVVPARLLHHLVYFGVLQSHSFSVYRFYVEVTCNSIHCSSNPYIYFLVGTWRKRGLRGSIKQALERVFKADRETSGSKEEMRGSDTAGTQG; the protein is encoded by the coding sequence ATGGAGTCTGGAAACATGTCTTACAATGATTCAAAACTAGGATCTAATGGGACACAACCTGGCCACCAGGAGGCACTTTCGCCAAGGATACATTTGCTGCTGCTCTTCATAGATCTGGTAATCTGTGTGTTCGGATTGGTCGGGAATGGGGTTGTGATCTGGTTCCTCACCTTCAAAATGAAAAGGAATTCTTGCAGAGTCTACATACTCAACCTCGCTGTAGCAGACTTCACCTTTGTCGTTGGTTCTTTGGTTAACTTGATACATTTTATTTGTACCGCATACGATGTTACTATGTCAGACACAGACAGCGATAACCTCCTCCGGGTCACCAGGCTAATGTACAACTTTGGGTTCAACACTAGCTGTTTCATTCTGGCAGCCATCAGTGTGGAGAGATGTCTAGCTGTCCTCTTCACAGTAGAGTATCAAAACAACAGACCCAAGCACCTCTCTGGCATCATATCTGTTCTTCTCTGGATACTGTCCTGTCTGGTCACTGGGCTGGAATATTTTTTTTGCAGGAAAGTAATGCAGGTCCAAGCCCCAGGGAATGAAAGATGCACTCCTGCCCGTCTATTCACCTCTGCATTGTACCTGCTGTTGACCCTCCTCTTCATCACATCCAGCCTCGTCCTACTGGTTGAGATCCGAAAGACCTCCAAGCAGTGCCATCCGCTGAGGCTTTATGTCGTCATCCTCAGCACCGTCCTGATCTTCTTCCTGTCGGTCGTACCTGCAAGACTTCTACATCACCTGGTATATTTTGGAGTTCTCCAGTCACATTCCTTCTCTGTGTATAGATTCTATGTAGAGGTCACCTGCAACTCCATCCACTGCAGCAGCAATCCTTACATTTACTTCCTTGTGGGAACCTGGAGGAAGAGGGGGTTAAGAGGCTCCATCAAGCAGGCACTGGAGAGGGTCTTCAAGGCGGATCGGGAAACATCAGGAAGTAAAGAGGAGATGCGTGGCTCAGATACAGCTGGGACGCAAGGCTGA